In the genome of Raphanus sativus cultivar WK10039 chromosome 4, ASM80110v3, whole genome shotgun sequence, one region contains:
- the LOC108848237 gene encoding uncharacterized protein LOC108848237, translating to MRRGRGKRKRQNATAREDGDEEEEKIPAYRRRGRPQKPLKDETEGEREEIAEKDDDNTNGSETSKEDVTENGRKGKKPVEEPKESNVTEEENVLGSKSSADDSVKSSLSMGFRHVGSRRKNKPRRAAEAVVECNGV from the coding sequence ATGAGAAGAGGTAGAGGGAAAAGAAAGAGGCAAAATGCTACTGCTAGAGAagatggtgatgaagaagaagaaaagattcCAGCTTACAGGAGAAGAGGGAGGCCACAGAAGCCGTTAAAAGATGAAACCgaaggagaaagagaagagattgCGGAGAAGGATGATGATAATACAAACGGTTCAGAAACAAGCAAAGAAGATGTGACAGAGAATGGGAGGAAGGGGAAGAAACCGGTAGAAGAGCCTAAAGAGAGCAATGTAACAGAAGAAGAGAATGTGTTAGGATCGAAATCAAGCGCTGATGATTCAGTGAAGTCATCGTTGTCTATGGGGTTTAGACATGTTGGGAGTAGGAGGAAGAACAAACCAAGACGAGCTGCGGAAGCTGTTGTTGAATGTAATGGTGTTTGA